The following are encoded in a window of Tolypothrix sp. PCC 7712 genomic DNA:
- a CDS encoding type I polyketide synthase gives MNQNSQQDQENFYSSQEGVKFPKHATNQTEETEQRKSEAIAIIGIDCRFPGANNYEEFWLNLEAGVNSITEIPTQRWDTQKYYSPNPQERNKTISKWSGLIEALDEFDAQFFGISPREAKMLEPQQRLMLELSWSCLEDAGYSPFQLSGSPVGVFIGACNYDSILYFNQDQEKIEGHLGTGTWTCMIPNRISHFFDFRGPSVPVDTACSSSLVALHLAMNALKEKDCEIALVGGISVMNLPIGYLQMSQLGMLSPTGQCHSFDSHADGYVRGEGAGMILLKPLAKAIEDKDHIYGVIKGMAVNHGGKSRTLTSPSIYAQAQVVRAAYTKANVAPNTISYIEAHGTGTPLGDPIEINALKRGFKQLYQQYKLPGFAKPYCGLGTVKTNIGHLEGAAGIAGVIKVLLAMKQKKLPKILNFQQLNPRIKLEDSPFYIVTETQEWQQLKTLAGEVVPRRAGVSSFGVGGVNAHVVLEEAPQPKTQRVGVERPLHILTLSAKNEQALEELVKKYQGYLQSNQEASTANICFTANSGRAHFEQKLAVVAESNAELQKQLEAFLKFNQTNGVVRGQAKGESPKVAFLFTGQGSQYVNMGWQLYQTQPTFRKTLEECDQILLPYLKQPLLSVLYPQSTALAENSSLLNQTAYTQPALFAIEYALAQLWQSWGIKPDVVMGHSVGEYVAATVAGVFSLEEGLKLIVTRARLMESMPGEFEAVAQEVTYSQPQITIISHLPGQKATPKISTPEYWIEHFRQPVHFGQSMQTLYQSGYKLFLEIGPKPILLEMDRQCLPEDAGLWLPSLNPLQEDWQQILSSLGQLYIKGLKVDWSGFDKDYSRHKVVLPTYPFQRQRYWLEASKNGHQKDTRENSLNLIAQLLNEIYPEQLAQELNLSELLTEQEKKLLPKLLNILTKRSQEYGQLSKPYSEILQQLEKTPQTERHQLMINYLQSVVGKLLGFHDSQSPDSQLGFFDMGMNYSMMLELKDLLQTSLGCAIAVTTLSEHFNIQDLAKYLITKIFMGELEEKLEIDKYYENPNQGTLINGEIELLCEDAIANAMTEEIIATALQDELKEIEFLLNQGM, from the coding sequence ATGAATCAAAATTCCCAACAAGATCAAGAGAATTTTTATTCCAGCCAAGAGGGAGTTAAATTCCCAAAGCACGCAACCAACCAAACTGAAGAAACAGAGCAACGCAAGAGTGAAGCGATCGCAATTATAGGTATTGATTGTCGTTTTCCAGGGGCTAATAATTACGAGGAATTTTGGCTCAACCTGGAAGCTGGAGTCAATAGCATCACCGAAATTCCTACCCAGAGGTGGGATACCCAGAAGTATTATTCTCCCAATCCTCAAGAGCGAAATAAAACTATTAGTAAATGGTCTGGACTGATTGAGGCTTTAGACGAGTTTGATGCCCAGTTTTTTGGCATCTCCCCTCGTGAAGCTAAAATGCTCGAACCGCAGCAGAGGTTGATGCTGGAATTGAGTTGGTCTTGTTTGGAAGACGCTGGGTATTCACCATTTCAACTTTCAGGAAGCCCAGTTGGTGTTTTTATTGGAGCTTGTAATTACGATTCAATCCTTTATTTTAACCAGGATCAAGAAAAAATCGAGGGACATCTGGGAACAGGAACTTGGACTTGTATGATTCCTAACCGAATTTCTCACTTCTTTGATTTTCGCGGTCCGAGTGTTCCTGTGGATACAGCTTGCTCCAGTTCACTAGTAGCGCTCCATTTGGCAATGAATGCTCTGAAAGAAAAGGACTGTGAAATAGCACTGGTGGGTGGAATTAGTGTTATGAATTTACCGATAGGATACCTGCAAATGAGTCAACTAGGGATGTTGTCCCCAACAGGACAGTGCCATAGTTTTGACAGTCATGCAGATGGTTATGTGCGGGGGGAAGGAGCAGGAATGATTTTATTAAAACCTCTAGCAAAAGCTATTGAGGATAAAGATCATATTTATGGTGTGATTAAAGGGATGGCGGTGAATCATGGTGGAAAATCACGAACTTTGACTTCTCCCAGTATTTATGCACAAGCCCAAGTGGTGCGTGCAGCGTATACCAAAGCCAATGTCGCCCCTAATACGATTTCCTATATTGAAGCTCATGGCACTGGTACTCCCTTGGGTGATCCGATTGAAATTAATGCCCTGAAACGAGGGTTTAAACAACTGTATCAACAGTATAAGCTGCCAGGATTTGCAAAACCCTATTGTGGTCTAGGGACAGTTAAAACCAATATTGGACATTTGGAAGGAGCAGCAGGAATTGCTGGGGTGATTAAAGTCCTCTTGGCAATGAAGCAGAAAAAATTGCCCAAGATTCTAAATTTTCAGCAATTAAATCCACGTATTAAGTTAGAGGATAGCCCCTTTTATATAGTCACTGAAACCCAAGAATGGCAGCAGTTAAAAACCTTAGCAGGGGAAGTAGTACCTCGGCGAGCTGGTGTAAGCTCTTTTGGGGTTGGGGGTGTGAATGCTCATGTGGTTCTGGAAGAAGCACCACAGCCAAAGACTCAGAGGGTAGGAGTTGAGCGTCCTTTGCACATCTTAACTCTTTCGGCCAAGAATGAACAGGCTTTGGAGGAACTAGTCAAAAAATATCAAGGATATTTGCAGTCAAATCAAGAAGCATCAACAGCAAATATTTGCTTCACAGCTAATAGCGGACGCGCCCATTTTGAACAAAAATTAGCGGTAGTAGCTGAATCTAATGCTGAATTACAGAAACAACTGGAAGCTTTTCTCAAATTTAATCAGACAAATGGAGTAGTCAGAGGACAAGCTAAAGGGGAAAGTCCAAAAGTAGCTTTTCTATTTACAGGTCAGGGTAGCCAGTATGTAAATATGGGTTGGCAACTATACCAAACTCAACCCACTTTTCGGAAAACCTTGGAGGAATGCGACCAAATTCTGCTCCCCTACCTAAAGCAGCCTTTGTTGTCAGTGCTTTATCCACAGTCAACAGCACTTGCAGAAAATTCCTCACTTCTAAATCAAACCGCATACACTCAACCAGCTCTATTTGCAATAGAATATGCCTTAGCTCAGTTGTGGCAATCTTGGGGCATCAAACCGGATGTGGTCATGGGTCATAGTGTCGGGGAATATGTGGCAGCAACCGTAGCAGGAGTATTCAGCCTAGAAGAAGGACTGAAACTAATTGTCACTAGAGCAAGGCTAATGGAATCCATGCCAGGAGAGTTTGAAGCCGTAGCCCAAGAAGTCACCTATAGTCAGCCTCAGATAACGATCATTTCTCATCTTCCTGGACAAAAGGCAACACCAAAAATCTCCACCCCTGAATATTGGATAGAGCATTTCAGGCAACCTGTGCATTTTGGTCAGAGTATGCAAACCCTGTATCAGTCAGGATATAAACTGTTCCTAGAAATTGGACCCAAGCCAATACTTTTAGAAATGGATCGTCAATGTTTACCAGAGGATGCAGGATTATGGTTGCCTTCATTAAACCCTCTGCAAGAAGATTGGCAACAGATCCTCTCTAGTTTAGGGCAGTTGTATATAAAAGGCTTAAAGGTCGATTGGTCGGGGTTTGACAAAGATTATTCCCGTCATAAAGTGGTACTGCCAACTTATCCATTTCAGAGGCAACGCTATTGGCTGGAAGCATCTAAAAATGGGCATCAAAAAGATACCCGAGAAAATAGCCTAAATCTCATTGCTCAACTACTGAATGAAATTTATCCAGAGCAGTTAGCACAGGAGTTAAATTTATCGGAACTACTGACCGAACAAGAGAAAAAATTACTACCTAAACTCTTAAATATTTTAACTAAGCGATCGCAAGAATATGGTCAATTATCAAAACCATATTCAGAAATTTTACAACAACTTGAGAAAACTCCCCAGACGGAACGCCACCAGCTAATGATAAATTACCTGCAAAGTGTGGTTGGTAAATTGTTAGGATTTCATGACTCCCAAAGCCCAGATTCACAGTTAGGATTCTTTGACATGGGCATGAACTATTCGATGATGCTCGAACTCAAAGATTTATTACAGACAAGTTTAGGTTGTGCTATTGCAGTCACAACATTGTCTGAACATTTTAATATTCAAGACCTGGCTAAATATTTAATCACAAAGATTTTTATGGGAGAGTTAGAGGAAAAATTGGAGATTGATAAATATTATGAAAATCCCAACCAAGGAACTCTGATTAATGGTGAAATAGAACTTCTATGTGAAGATGCGATCGCGAATGCCATGACAGAGGAAATAATCGCGACGGCACTTCAAGATGAACTGAAAGAAATTGAATTTTTACTCAACCAGGGAATGTGA